A single Pseudomonas brassicacearum DNA region contains:
- a CDS encoding DUF3617 domain-containing protein — MNVRLLGVVLAMGLSVPMAAQAQMLQPGLWELTTSNMKVDNQNLPDLQLILGQVQNQMTPEQRAMLEKQGITMGGKGIRVCLTPAQVQTNDIPLQDPQSGCKQQITERTGNQWKFRFSCPKAQGNGVATFQSDREFTTKVNGTFNATGIQQNGSLDTRAVWLGQDCGTVKPRA; from the coding sequence ATGAATGTTCGTCTGCTGGGTGTGGTCTTGGCAATGGGGTTGTCGGTTCCGATGGCGGCTCAGGCGCAGATGCTCCAGCCGGGTTTATGGGAGCTGACCACCAGTAACATGAAGGTCGATAACCAGAACCTGCCGGACCTGCAGCTGATCCTGGGCCAGGTGCAGAACCAGATGACGCCGGAGCAGCGAGCGATGCTGGAGAAGCAGGGCATCACCATGGGCGGTAAAGGTATTCGTGTCTGCCTGACCCCGGCGCAGGTGCAAACCAATGACATTCCGCTGCAAGACCCGCAATCGGGTTGCAAGCAGCAGATCACCGAGCGTACCGGCAATCAGTGGAAGTTTCGCTTCAGTTGCCCGAAAGCCCAGGGTAATGGCGTCGCGACGTTCCAGAGCGATCGTGAATTCACCACCAAGGTCAACGGCACTTTCAATGCCACCGGCATCCAGCAGAACGGCAGCCTCGACACTCGCGCGGTGTGGCTGGGGCAGGATTGCGGAACGGTCAAGCCGAGGGCGTGA
- the cls gene encoding cardiolipin synthase, which produces MDYFGPHVFGYLIALLHTLGSIAAVHAVLTVRTAQGSIAWALSLLFIPYLTLIPYLVFGRSTFDGYIKARRQANEEMRKAISELNWRPWVEEALTARASQAYDSLRAMPQLGRTPCLANNQVRLLVNGQATFEAIFQAIDNARQAVLIQFFIIHDDRLGLRLQALLLKKAAEGVAVYLLYDRIGSHSLPHRYVQALRDGGVHVKAFATRSGWLNRFQVNFRNHRKIVAVDGVLGFVGGHNVGDEYMGEKPPLAPWRDTHVEVRGPVVGSMQESFAEDWFWAARSLPPLILPDTYPDDGVLCQLLTSGPADAYETCSLFFVEAIHAASERVWITTPYFIPDEAVFAALRLAVLRGVDVRILLPSRPDHKIVYAASSLYAFEAVRAGVRMFRYTPGFLHQKVVLIDREISAIGSANLDNRSFRLNFEVMLLTVDIRFATEVEQMLEQDFAQAVEIDKQESRETHRLQKIGMRIARLISPIL; this is translated from the coding sequence ATGGATTATTTCGGCCCGCATGTTTTCGGTTACCTGATCGCGCTGCTCCACACCCTGGGTTCCATTGCCGCCGTCCACGCCGTCTTGACGGTGCGCACGGCCCAAGGCTCGATTGCCTGGGCCCTGTCGTTGCTGTTCATACCCTACCTGACCTTGATTCCTTACCTGGTTTTCGGACGCAGTACCTTTGATGGCTACATCAAGGCGCGCCGACAAGCCAATGAAGAGATGCGCAAGGCGATCTCCGAGCTCAACTGGCGACCGTGGGTCGAAGAGGCCCTGACCGCCCGCGCTTCCCAGGCCTACGACTCGTTGCGGGCCATGCCCCAGCTGGGGCGCACACCGTGCCTGGCGAACAATCAGGTGCGCTTGCTCGTCAATGGCCAGGCCACGTTCGAGGCGATCTTCCAGGCCATCGATAACGCCCGGCAGGCCGTGCTGATTCAATTTTTCATCATCCACGATGATCGCCTTGGCTTACGCCTGCAGGCACTGCTCCTGAAAAAGGCCGCCGAAGGCGTGGCGGTGTATCTGCTTTATGACCGCATTGGCAGCCACTCCCTGCCCCACCGCTACGTCCAGGCGCTGCGCGACGGTGGTGTCCACGTGAAAGCCTTCGCCACCCGCAGTGGCTGGCTCAACCGGTTCCAGGTCAACTTTCGCAACCACCGCAAGATCGTGGCGGTGGATGGCGTTCTAGGCTTCGTCGGCGGGCACAACGTGGGCGATGAATACATGGGCGAAAAGCCCCCCCTGGCGCCGTGGCGCGACACCCATGTCGAAGTCCGCGGTCCGGTGGTGGGGAGCATGCAAGAGTCGTTTGCCGAGGACTGGTTCTGGGCGGCCCGTTCGCTGCCCCCGCTGATCCTGCCGGACACCTACCCGGACGACGGTGTGCTCTGCCAGTTGCTGACCAGCGGCCCGGCCGATGCCTACGAAACCTGCTCGCTGTTTTTCGTCGAAGCAATCCATGCGGCCAGCGAGCGAGTCTGGATCACAACGCCTTACTTCATCCCCGACGAAGCGGTGTTCGCAGCCTTGCGCCTGGCGGTACTGCGCGGGGTGGATGTGCGCATCCTGCTGCCCTCGCGGCCGGACCACAAGATCGTCTACGCCGCATCCAGCCTGTATGCGTTTGAGGCGGTGCGGGCCGGTGTGCGGATGTTCCGTTACACGCCGGGCTTCCTGCATCAGAAGGTGGTGCTGATCGACCGGGAAATCAGCGCCATCGGCAGTGCGAACCTGGACAACCGTTCGTTCCGCTTGAATTTCGAAGTCATGCTGCTCACGGTGGATATCCGGTTCGCCACCGAGGTCGAGCAGATGCTTGAGCAGGACTTCGCCCAAGCCGTGGAAATCGACAAACAGGAAAGCCGGGAGACCCACCGCCTGCAGAAGATCGGCATGCGGATCGCCCGGCTCATTTCCCCGATTCTTTAA
- the cfaB gene encoding C17 cyclopropane fatty acid synthase CfaB: protein MLAQLPPALQNLHLPLRLRLWDGHEFSLGDDPSVTIVVKDPQMVAQFTHPSLDALGAAFVEGKLELEGSIHEVIRVCDEWSQALLEDDADNLPVRSLHDKETDAKAISYHYDLSNAFYQLWLDSDMAYSCAYFETGSETLEQAQQAKFRHLCRKLRLQPGDYLLDVGCGWGGLARYAAREFGAKVFGITLSKAQLTLAQERVKAEGLEDLVELQLLDYRDLPQDGRFDKVVSVGMFEHVGHANLEQYCKTLFGAVREGGLVMNHGITAKHTDGRPVGRGAGDFIEKYVFPNGELPHLSMISAQISEAGLEIVDVESLRLHYARTLDHWSERLEDNLEAASKEVSEQALRIWRLYLAGCAYAFAKGWINLHQILAVKAHADGSHELPWTRDDIYTP from the coding sequence ATGCTCGCGCAACTTCCACCGGCCTTACAGAATCTGCACCTTCCGCTTCGGTTACGGCTCTGGGATGGCCATGAATTTTCACTGGGTGACGACCCCAGTGTCACGATCGTGGTCAAGGACCCACAAATGGTCGCGCAATTCACCCATCCCAGCCTTGATGCGCTGGGGGCCGCCTTCGTAGAGGGCAAACTGGAGCTCGAAGGTTCGATTCACGAAGTCATTCGTGTCTGCGATGAATGGAGCCAGGCATTGCTCGAGGATGACGCCGACAACCTGCCGGTGCGATCGCTCCACGACAAGGAAACCGACGCCAAGGCGATCTCCTATCACTACGATCTTTCCAACGCGTTTTATCAGCTGTGGCTCGACAGTGACATGGCCTATTCCTGCGCCTATTTCGAGACGGGCAGTGAAACCCTCGAACAGGCCCAGCAAGCCAAATTCCGCCATTTGTGCCGCAAGCTGCGATTGCAGCCGGGTGACTATCTGCTGGATGTCGGTTGCGGCTGGGGTGGTCTGGCGCGTTACGCTGCGCGCGAGTTCGGTGCCAAGGTCTTCGGTATTACCCTGAGCAAGGCGCAGCTGACGTTGGCTCAGGAACGGGTCAAGGCAGAGGGCCTGGAGGATCTGGTCGAGTTGCAATTACTGGATTATCGCGACCTGCCGCAGGACGGTCGCTTCGACAAAGTGGTCAGTGTGGGGATGTTCGAGCACGTCGGCCACGCCAACCTCGAGCAGTACTGCAAGACGCTGTTCGGCGCCGTGCGCGAGGGCGGGTTGGTGATGAACCATGGCATCACCGCCAAGCACACCGACGGTCGTCCGGTCGGTCGTGGCGCAGGCGATTTCATCGAGAAATATGTGTTCCCCAACGGCGAGCTGCCGCACCTGTCGATGATTTCCGCCCAGATCAGCGAAGCGGGGCTGGAGATCGTCGACGTGGAAAGCCTGCGCCTGCATTACGCGCGCACGCTCGATCACTGGAGTGAACGCCTGGAGGACAACCTCGAGGCTGCGTCGAAGGAGGTGTCGGAGCAGGCATTGCGGATCTGGCGTCTGTACCTGGCCGGCTGCGCCTACGCGTTCGCCAAGGGCTGGATCAATCTGCATCAGATCCTGGCGGTGAAGGCCCACGCCGACGGTAGCCATGAACTGCCCTGGACCCGCGACGACATCTACACCCCTTAA
- a CDS encoding heavy metal translocating P-type ATPase: protein MTAQTSAAPMLSSTEQRIAARQLTLAMLALGLLALGLVWRAWSPEQSGVSQLLLGFASLLVAVPVMRSAWYSLRYPSLHGITDQLIALAMLGAWATGDLLTAALLPIIMIFGHVLEERSVIGSQEAIHALGQLTRSQGRKVQADGSIIDVDNATLQPGDVVEVRAGDRVPADGLVLSGQASLDTAPITGESVPLEAVVGTEVFGGAINLDGLLRLEVTRTGEESTLGKVIALMQNAERSKPPITRLLERYAGSYLVLVLLLAAVTWFVTNDAQAMLAVLVAACPCALVLSAPATAIAGIAVAARHGILIRSSAFLEELADLTSLVVDKTGTLTFGVLRLQSIEHAQDAPLSLLPLAASLGSASSHPVSRALAGLVEKENCLALTDIHERQGLGVVAMTDQGEAALGRPELFAQLGIQTSTIPEHDGPIAGLALNGQFLAWLLLADSVKPEARVAMAELRELGLGRQLLLTGDRQSVATTLARDVGIGDLQAQALPEDKLKRVMAEIDHGFRPMVVGDGINDSLALKAGVVGVAMGAGGADIALASADIVLIGSDLRRLGTCVRLSRQCRRTLQVNVIIGLGWTLAIVAFAAFGWLGAAGAMIAALLHNLSTLLVLGNAGRLLRFQEPLLKIQAKGTVG from the coding sequence ATGACCGCCCAAACCAGCGCTGCACCGATGTTGTCCTCGACGGAACAACGCATCGCCGCCCGGCAACTGACTTTGGCAATGCTCGCCCTCGGCTTGCTCGCATTGGGCCTGGTATGGCGCGCCTGGTCGCCGGAGCAGAGCGGAGTCAGCCAACTGCTGTTGGGGTTCGCCTCGCTGTTGGTGGCGGTGCCGGTGATGCGTTCGGCTTGGTACAGCTTGCGCTATCCAAGCCTGCACGGGATTACTGACCAACTCATCGCCCTGGCGATGCTCGGTGCCTGGGCCACTGGCGACTTGCTGACGGCGGCATTGTTGCCGATCATCATGATCTTCGGGCATGTGCTGGAAGAGCGCAGCGTCATTGGCTCCCAGGAGGCGATCCATGCCCTTGGCCAACTGACCCGCAGCCAAGGTCGCAAGGTACAGGCCGACGGTTCGATCATTGATGTCGACAACGCGACGCTTCAGCCCGGCGATGTCGTGGAGGTGCGCGCTGGCGACCGGGTGCCGGCCGATGGTCTGGTGTTGTCCGGCCAGGCCAGCCTCGACACCGCGCCCATCACGGGTGAGTCGGTGCCGTTGGAGGCTGTGGTCGGCACTGAAGTCTTTGGTGGCGCGATCAATCTGGATGGCTTGCTACGCCTGGAAGTGACCCGTACCGGCGAAGAATCCACCTTGGGCAAGGTCATCGCCCTGATGCAAAACGCCGAACGCTCCAAGCCGCCCATCACTCGCTTGCTGGAACGCTACGCCGGCAGTTACCTGGTACTGGTGTTGTTGCTGGCGGCGGTGACCTGGTTCGTGACCAACGATGCCCAGGCGATGCTGGCGGTGTTGGTTGCCGCCTGTCCTTGTGCGTTGGTGCTGTCGGCCCCGGCCACCGCCATTGCCGGGATCGCGGTGGCAGCGCGCCACGGGATCCTGATCCGCAGCTCGGCCTTCCTGGAAGAACTGGCGGACCTGACGTCGTTGGTGGTCGATAAGACCGGTACTCTGACCTTCGGCGTCCTGCGCCTGCAATCCATCGAACATGCCCAGGATGCTCCTCTATCGTTGCTGCCTTTGGCTGCCAGCCTCGGTTCGGCCAGCAGTCATCCGGTCAGTCGAGCGTTGGCAGGACTGGTGGAAAAGGAAAACTGCCTGGCGCTGACGGACATCCATGAGCGCCAAGGGTTGGGCGTGGTCGCGATGACCGACCAGGGCGAAGCGGCGCTTGGGCGGCCGGAGTTGTTTGCACAGTTGGGTATTCAAACCTCAACGATCCCTGAGCACGATGGCCCGATTGCCGGCCTGGCCCTGAACGGGCAATTCCTCGCCTGGCTGTTGTTGGCCGACAGTGTCAAGCCGGAGGCACGGGTTGCCATGGCCGAGCTGCGCGAGCTGGGCCTGGGGCGGCAGTTGCTGTTGACCGGCGACCGCCAGAGTGTGGCCACGACCTTGGCCAGGGATGTCGGCATTGGCGATTTGCAAGCCCAGGCCCTGCCGGAAGACAAACTCAAGCGGGTCATGGCTGAAATCGACCATGGGTTCCGCCCTATGGTGGTGGGCGATGGCATCAACGATTCCCTGGCGCTAAAGGCTGGGGTGGTGGGTGTCGCCATGGGAGCCGGCGGTGCAGACATTGCCCTGGCGTCGGCAGACATCGTGCTGATCGGCAGCGACCTGCGGCGCCTCGGCACCTGTGTGCGATTGAGTCGTCAATGCAGGCGCACGTTGCAGGTCAACGTGATCATTGGCCTGGGCTGGACGCTGGCAATCGTCGCGTTTGCCGCCTTCGGCTGGCTCGGCGCGGCGGGGGCGATGATCGCTGCGCTGCTGCACAATCTCAGTACCCTGCTAGTGTTAGGTAATGCAGGGCGATTGCTGCGGTTCCAGGAGCCACTCCTGAAAATCCAAGCGAAGGGAACCGTTGGATAA
- the hflK gene encoding protease modulator HflK, translating into MSLVPRGTNELSSPWIQAGRLAFLALYVVTVLAALAWVFSNVRQIDPQNRAVVLHFGALDRIQNAGLLLAWPRPVEQVILLPAADRVLERRVENLLRSDAALQADRVASFATPVSDALAGSGYLLTGDAGVVQLDVRVFYKVTDPYAFVLQGEHVLPALDRLATRSAVALTAARDLDTILVARPELMGSDNQAAERRERLRGDLVQGLNRRLADLASTGQGLGIEVVRVDVQSSLPGPAVSAFNAVLTASQQADKAVANARTEAEKLTQAARQDADRAVQVAHAQASERLAKASADTATVLGLAKTQGSDPQMLLRLYRERMPAILRQAGSVTTVDPKDDARLIIQGAGQ; encoded by the coding sequence ATGAGTTTGGTTCCACGTGGAACAAATGAGTTATCCAGTCCGTGGATCCAGGCCGGACGCCTGGCATTTCTTGCCCTTTACGTCGTCACGGTGTTGGCAGCGTTGGCCTGGGTTTTTTCCAACGTGCGGCAGATCGATCCGCAGAATCGTGCGGTGGTGCTGCACTTTGGAGCCTTGGATCGAATCCAGAATGCCGGCCTCTTGTTGGCGTGGCCTCGTCCTGTGGAACAAGTGATCTTGTTGCCGGCGGCGGATCGGGTGCTGGAGCGGCGGGTGGAAAATCTGCTGCGCTCGGATGCGGCCTTGCAGGCTGATCGTGTTGCCAGTTTCGCCACGCCGGTCAGCGATGCGTTGGCCGGTTCTGGTTATTTATTGACCGGTGATGCCGGCGTCGTGCAACTCGATGTGCGAGTGTTCTACAAAGTCACCGACCCTTACGCGTTCGTCTTGCAAGGTGAGCATGTCCTGCCGGCACTGGACCGGCTGGCGACCCGCAGTGCCGTGGCCCTGACCGCAGCTCGGGACCTGGACACCATTCTGGTGGCGCGCCCCGAACTGATGGGCAGCGATAACCAGGCGGCCGAACGTCGCGAACGCTTGCGTGGCGATCTGGTGCAGGGGCTTAACCGACGCCTGGCTGACCTAGCGTCGACGGGGCAGGGGTTGGGGATCGAAGTGGTGCGGGTCGATGTGCAATCGAGTCTGCCGGGGCCGGCGGTCAGCGCCTTCAACGCGGTACTGACGGCCAGCCAGCAAGCCGATAAAGCTGTGGCCAACGCGCGCACCGAAGCCGAAAAGCTCACCCAGGCCGCCCGCCAGGACGCCGACCGTGCCGTGCAAGTCGCCCATGCCCAGGCCAGCGAACGACTCGCCAAGGCTTCGGCCGACACCGCCACGGTGCTCGGCCTGGCGAAGACCCAAGGCAGCGATCCGCAAATGCTGCTGCGTCTGTATCGCGAACGCATGCCTGCCATCCTTCGCCAGGCCGGTTCAGTGACCACGGTCGACCCGAAAGACGATGCCCGCCTGATCATCCAGGGAGCCGGACAATGA
- the hflC gene encoding protease modulator HflC, with product MSQSSSHDHHDHAGHDHGHSGHHHGHHHHHHHGDPQQAGPFPWRRMGWAALLVAFAVAAASLVQVRSGEATVITRFGNPARVLLQPGLGWRWPAPFEAAIPVDLRLRTTSSGLQDVGTRDGLRIIVQAYVAWQVQGDPDNVQRFMRAVQNQPDEAARQIRTFVGSALETTAASFDLANLVNTDASQVRIADFEAQLRQQIDQQLLTTYGVRVLQVGVERLTLPSVTLTATVDRMRAERETIATERTAIGKREAAQIRSAAERDARVMQADATVKAADIEAQSRVEAAQIYGRAYAGSPQLYNLLRSLDTLGTIVSPGTKLILRTDAAPFRVLVDGPVSVEGKGGTQP from the coding sequence TTGAGCCAGTCCTCTTCACACGATCACCACGACCACGCTGGTCACGATCACGGCCATTCCGGTCATCACCATGGCCATCATCATCACCACCATCATGGCGATCCGCAGCAAGCCGGTCCGTTCCCGTGGCGACGGATGGGTTGGGCGGCGCTGTTGGTGGCGTTTGCCGTTGCGGCCGCAAGCCTGGTGCAAGTGCGTTCGGGGGAGGCCACGGTCATCACCCGTTTCGGCAATCCAGCGCGGGTGTTGCTGCAACCTGGCTTGGGTTGGCGCTGGCCGGCGCCGTTCGAGGCGGCGATCCCGGTAGATTTGCGACTGCGCACTACATCCAGTGGCCTGCAGGATGTCGGCACCCGTGATGGGCTGCGGATCATCGTCCAGGCCTACGTGGCTTGGCAGGTGCAGGGAGACCCGGACAACGTGCAGCGTTTCATGCGTGCGGTGCAGAACCAACCGGACGAAGCCGCACGGCAGATTCGTACATTCGTCGGCTCGGCGCTGGAAACCACGGCCGCCAGTTTTGACCTGGCGAACCTGGTCAACACCGATGCCAGCCAGGTGCGCATCGCCGATTTCGAAGCCCAGCTGCGTCAGCAGATCGATCAACAGTTGCTCACCACTTATGGCGTGCGGGTGTTGCAAGTCGGCGTCGAACGCCTGACCTTGCCCTCGGTGACACTGACGGCGACGGTGGATCGCATGCGCGCCGAGCGTGAGACCATCGCCACCGAACGCACAGCCATCGGCAAGCGCGAAGCGGCGCAGATTCGCTCCGCCGCGGAGCGTGATGCGCGAGTCATGCAAGCCGATGCCACGGTGAAGGCCGCGGATATCGAAGCCCAGTCGCGAGTAGAGGCGGCCCAGATCTATGGCCGTGCGTACGCAGGTTCCCCGCAGCTCTACAACCTGCTCCGTTCGCTGGACACCTTGGGCACGATCGTCAGCCCAGGCACGAAGCTGATTTTGCGCACCGATGCGGCGCCATTCCGTGTGCTGGTGGACGGTCCTGTTTCCGTGGAAGGCAAAGGTGGAACACAACCATGA
- a CDS encoding protease modulator HflK, whose protein sequence is MQVDLDVEGAQVAQWPRFQRASFQGRRLKQIAFGLGSVAGVGLLLAFFIGVFSPQSLWPVLLVSQVAGLLVLVAGLQSAWWVTQWRSRALLPAVDNLPTENEPVDNLGWYERLLERMGARGVGLLKQIGAPALWLAGWSVLVLLGLEQAWNLQLPAAALGGSASVGAVLSLLLAFGLLVFERQLAQQSPVEWPEAPPLAQLTRVAIIVLVLGALCLLFGAETSLWPTRLAVLMGLLPGLVAAELLLRAVLSLFIPRRDALEPTLLGRSVIADLLRWPPQPWLALQHELHNRFGIDLRQIWAFSYMRRAFLPVLALVVLVGWLLTGVHEVPLQGRGIYERFGKPVEVFGPGLHVALPWPWGRVLNVENGVVHELATSVAESRAVVEAEPAEGPAPAIANRLWDASHVNDKSQVIASRRADQQSFQIVNMDVRFVYRIGLTDAAALAATYNSADVPTLIRSTASRILVHEFASRTLDGLLGADRVSLADEIGRAVQADLQSLDSGVEILATVVEAIHPPAGAANAYHGVQAAQIGAQALIARERGAAAEQTNQAKLQASVAHDQATATAREINATAQAADLRFNADRKAYATAGHAFVLEHYLGQLSQGLANARLLILDHRLGGNGNGPTIDLRTFTLPADPASPRNPVPPGAAH, encoded by the coding sequence ATGCAAGTCGATCTTGATGTCGAAGGGGCACAGGTGGCCCAATGGCCGCGTTTTCAGCGCGCGTCGTTTCAGGGACGCCGCTTGAAGCAGATTGCTTTCGGCCTGGGAAGCGTGGCGGGCGTGGGCCTGTTACTGGCGTTTTTTATCGGGGTGTTTTCGCCGCAATCGTTGTGGCCGGTGCTGCTGGTCAGCCAAGTTGCGGGACTGCTGGTGCTGGTGGCAGGTCTGCAATCGGCCTGGTGGGTCACGCAATGGCGTAGCAGGGCGCTGCTGCCGGCTGTGGATAACCTGCCGACGGAAAACGAGCCTGTTGATAACTTGGGTTGGTATGAGCGGCTGCTGGAGCGAATGGGGGCTCGCGGGGTCGGTCTGCTGAAGCAAATCGGTGCGCCTGCGTTGTGGCTGGCGGGTTGGTCAGTGTTGGTATTGCTGGGCCTGGAACAAGCCTGGAACTTGCAACTGCCGGCTGCCGCCCTCGGTGGCTCGGCCAGTGTGGGGGCGGTGTTGTCGTTGTTGTTGGCGTTCGGGCTGTTGGTGTTCGAGCGGCAATTGGCCCAGCAATCTCCCGTGGAATGGCCGGAAGCGCCGCCGCTGGCGCAACTGACGCGGGTGGCGATCATCGTGCTGGTGCTTGGCGCTTTGTGCTTGTTGTTCGGCGCAGAAACGTCCCTCTGGCCGACGCGCCTGGCAGTCCTGATGGGGTTGCTGCCGGGGCTGGTGGCGGCAGAGTTGTTGTTGCGCGCGGTGCTGTCGTTATTCATCCCACGCCGGGACGCCCTGGAACCGACGCTGCTGGGCCGCAGCGTCATCGCCGATCTGCTGCGCTGGCCGCCGCAACCGTGGCTGGCCTTGCAACATGAACTGCACAACCGTTTTGGCATCGACCTGCGCCAGATCTGGGCCTTCAGTTACATGCGCCGGGCTTTTTTGCCGGTGTTGGCGCTGGTGGTGCTGGTGGGCTGGTTGCTGACGGGCGTGCACGAAGTGCCGCTGCAGGGGCGTGGCATCTATGAGCGTTTCGGCAAACCGGTAGAGGTATTCGGCCCGGGCTTGCATGTCGCGTTGCCTTGGCCGTGGGGCAGGGTGCTCAACGTCGAGAATGGCGTTGTGCATGAACTGGCCACCAGCGTCGCGGAGAGTCGGGCAGTGGTCGAGGCTGAACCGGCGGAGGGACCCGCACCGGCAATCGCCAATCGGTTGTGGGACGCCAGCCATGTGAATGACAAGTCCCAGGTCATTGCCAGTCGTCGTGCCGACCAGCAGAGCTTCCAGATCGTCAACATGGACGTGCGCTTCGTCTACCGCATCGGCTTGACGGACGCCGCGGCGTTGGCGGCGACCTACAACAGCGCCGATGTGCCGACGCTGATTCGCAGCACCGCCAGCCGCATCCTGGTGCATGAGTTCGCGTCGCGCACGCTGGACGGTTTGTTGGGCGCGGACCGTGTCAGCCTCGCCGACGAAATCGGTCGCGCCGTCCAGGCTGACTTGCAATCGCTCGACAGCGGCGTGGAAATCCTGGCAACGGTCGTGGAGGCGATTCATCCACCGGCCGGAGCGGCCAACGCCTACCACGGCGTTCAGGCGGCGCAGATCGGCGCGCAGGCATTGATCGCTCGAGAGCGCGGCGCGGCGGCGGAACAGACGAACCAGGCGAAATTGCAAGCCAGCGTCGCCCATGACCAGGCCACGGCCACCGCCCGGGAAATCAACGCAACTGCCCAGGCCGCCGACTTGCGCTTCAATGCCGACCGCAAAGCCTACGCCACGGCGGGGCACGCTTTTGTGCTGGAACACTACCTGGGTCAACTGAGCCAGGGCCTCGCCAATGCCCGGTTGCTGATTCTCGACCATCGCCTGGGCGGCAACGGCAACGGGCCGACCATCGACTTGCGTACCTTCACGCTGCCGGCAGACCCCGCGTCGCCGCGTAACCCTGTCCCGCCAGGAGCTGCCCATTGA
- the lpdA gene encoding dihydrolipoyl dehydrogenase has translation MSNYDVIILGGGPGGYNAAIRAGQLGLKAACVEGRATLGGTCLNVGCMPSKALLHASELYEAAMGREFANLGIEVSPTLNLAQMMKQKDESVAGLTKGIEFLFRKNKVDWIKGWGHIDGPGKVTVTGNDGAKTELSAKDIVIATGSEPMPLPGVVIDNQRILDSTGALSLSEVPRHLVVIGAGVIGLELGSVWRRLGAQVTVVEYLDRICPGVDAEAGKTLQRALGKQGIQFKLSSKVTGAITSASGVQLQIEPAAGGEAQALDADYVLVAIGRRPYTQGLGLENVGLSIDPRGMLANQHQRTEAPGVWVIGDVTSGPMLAHKAEDEAMVCIEQIAGKAAEVNYALIPSVIYTRPELASVGKTEEQLKAEGRVYKVGKFPFTANSRAKINHETEGFAKVLADERTDEILGVHLVGPSVSEMIGEYCVAMEFSASAEDIALTCHPHPTRSEALRQAAMNVEGMATQM, from the coding sequence ATGAGCAACTACGACGTGATCATTCTGGGCGGTGGACCCGGCGGGTATAACGCAGCGATTCGGGCCGGGCAGTTGGGGTTGAAAGCCGCCTGTGTCGAAGGTCGCGCCACCTTGGGCGGCACCTGCCTGAACGTCGGCTGCATGCCCTCCAAGGCCTTGCTCCACGCCTCGGAACTGTACGAAGCCGCCATGGGAAGGGAATTCGCCAACCTGGGCATTGAAGTCAGCCCCACCCTCAACCTTGCGCAGATGATGAAGCAGAAGGACGAAAGCGTGGCCGGCCTGACCAAGGGCATAGAGTTTCTGTTTCGCAAGAACAAGGTCGACTGGATCAAAGGCTGGGGCCACATCGACGGGCCGGGCAAGGTGACCGTTACCGGCAATGATGGCGCCAAGACCGAACTCAGCGCCAAGGATATCGTCATCGCCACCGGCTCCGAACCCATGCCGCTGCCAGGGGTGGTCATCGATAACCAGCGCATCCTCGACTCCACCGGCGCCTTGTCCCTGAGTGAGGTGCCCCGGCATCTGGTGGTGATCGGCGCCGGTGTCATCGGCCTCGAACTGGGTTCGGTCTGGCGACGCCTGGGTGCCCAGGTGACCGTGGTGGAATACCTCGATCGCATCTGCCCGGGGGTGGACGCAGAAGCCGGCAAGACCCTGCAACGGGCCCTGGGTAAACAAGGCATCCAGTTCAAGTTGAGTTCGAAGGTCACGGGTGCCATTACTTCAGCCAGCGGCGTGCAATTGCAGATCGAGCCGGCGGCGGGCGGCGAAGCACAGGCCCTGGACGCCGACTACGTGCTGGTCGCCATCGGCCGTCGACCTTACACGCAAGGGTTGGGGCTGGAGAACGTCGGGCTGAGCATTGACCCGCGCGGCATGCTCGCCAACCAGCATCAACGCACCGAAGCACCCGGCGTCTGGGTTATCGGTGATGTGACGTCCGGACCGATGCTCGCCCACAAGGCCGAAGACGAAGCCATGGTCTGCATCGAACAGATCGCCGGCAAGGCCGCCGAGGTCAACTATGCGCTGATTCCCAGCGTCATCTACACCCGTCCGGAACTGGCCAGTGTCGGCAAGACCGAGGAACAGCTCAAGGCTGAAGGCCGCGTCTACAAAGTTGGCAAGTTTCCCTTCACGGCCAACAGCCGGGCCAAGATCAACCACGAGACCGAAGGGTTCGCCAAGGTCCTGGCCGATGAACGCACCGATGAGATCCTTGGCGTACACCTGGTGGGCCCGAGCGTCAGTGAGATGATCGGTGAATACTGTGTGGCCATGGAGTTCAGTGCCTCGGCCGAGGACATCGCCCTGACCTGTCACCCACACCCTACCCGCTCGGAGGCGTTGCGCCAGGCGGCCATGAATGTGGAGGGGATGGCGACGCAGATGTAG